DNA from Cardinium endosymbiont of Dermatophagoides farinae:
CTTCTTTATAAGTATTATTATGTGGTTTACGAATTTCATTAAAAACAATTACAGCTTTTTGTGTCATGTTAAGTTTTTTTAGTTCATCCGAAAGCGCTCTTAATGCAAGTAAATCTGGGTACATAAGTTTACATGGAATCAATATTAAATCTACCTCTTGTATTAAGCTCTTCAAGTTACCTGTATTATAAGGTGGCGTATCGTGAAGAACAATCTTTTTTGTTATTTTTTCATAGGTTACTGGTACACGTAAACCAGTAAAGGACGAACTTACACGTATTGTTCCTTGGTTATCGTGATCAATAATATCAGCGTCTAATAAATCTGCTAGTGCAGACACTAATGTACTTTTCCACACCCACCTTTTATATTTGCTACTAAAATTTGCATACAATAATATATAATATATCTTTTGTATATACAAAAGATATACGTAAACTCTAGTTTCTTACTACTAAAACTTATAATCTTTTATAGATATTCAACCCTTCAATAAATACCTAATATCAAACTAATTACTAATATAATATATCTTTTGTATATATAAAAGATATATTAATTATATTAATTCTATAAGAGTCCTAATATCATTTATTGTGCTTTCTATTTTTAATCTTACAGATAGATCATTATAAAATCAAATAACAACGGTTTACCATTAGGATTGATTATACGTAATATTGTATTATATGAATCTGATATATAGAAGTTTTATTAGATGAAGCATTATGCTTTATTTTTTCTATTATTACAGGATGGTTCACGTTTTTAATGCCATTTATTTGTCGTAATGTATTAATCGGATGAGTAAGAAAATAAATAAGAAAAAGGATAAAAAAGAAGTAGCGGATAAGCCTCATGACACCGTATTTAAAAACACATTCTGTAACAAGGAAGCGATGCTAGATTTTCTAGCTGCTAATTTACCTTCCGATCTACTTGTGAAAATAGATAAAGAAAATTTAGAATTAACCAATAAAAGCTTTGTTGATCCAGTTGGGAGAAGAGGAGAGTCTGATTTAGTATTCAAAACCAATATAAATGGAAAGGAAGGATACCTGTACATTCTTTGCGAGCATCAATCTATTGAGGATGCGTATATGCCTCTGCGCTTCATGGAGTATAACGTTCAGTTACTTCGGCAACATCTAAAAGAAAAAGGAAATGGGCCTCTACCAGTGATATTAAATATCTGTATATATAATGGAAATAAGCCATATAAAGGGTCCAATAGTTTATTGTCAATGTTTGCTGATCCTGAGTTAGCCAGATCGTGCATGTTTGACAAGTTTCATCTGGTTGATCTTTATAGTACGTCTGAAGATGAGCTGCTTAGTTATAAAAAGGCCGCTTTTGCAGCTATGGTGCTCAAACAAGGCATTTATCGTTCATTTAATCAATGGTTTGCTAATCATATAGACTTAATTGTAGATCTCTTAGAAAAAGATTATATTAGCTATGCTGATCAAGTTTTTTTGTATATCTTACAGGTGGATAATCATCCAGATTTGTTAGAAACGATTAAACAATCTAACCCAAAATTAAAGGAAATCGCCATGTCAGTAGCTGAAAGATTAAGACAAGAAGGAGAACAAAAGGGGAGGCAAGAAGGTATCCGAATAGGTCAAGAAAAAGGGAAACTAGAAGGCAAGCTAGAAGGAGAAACAGAGAAAGCCATTTCTATTGCGAAGTCCATGCTTAATAAGGGCTATCCTATAGAGGATATTATTGCTCTTACTGGTTTGTCTCCATCTCGTATCCAGGAACTTGTCTAGGCATCTTTACTTACAACCATCATCTTCTATGTATTTTGGTTGAAAGATTTCAGTTCTAAAGAAATCATTATTCACCCAATATAGATCTGGATTTTTGGTTTTGGCTAATACCTTTTTGGAGCATAGTTCTGCTATCCCATCGCATGGATATTCCATATTGATGTATATCATAAACCTATTAAATTCGTTTAGCTTAAATAAGAATTTTTCTTCTTTAAATGAATGTTTGAACATTAAATACTTGATGATATTCTTAGCTTTATTTGACAGTTCATCTATGAAAAATCCGTCGAATTCTACCTCTGATCTGTAGTTTACGAAAGGATTTTCTTCAAATTCCTTGATTGCTTCTAGATTGTATTTGTTGATCATATCAAAATTTACTATTTCTTTTTATTTTACTTTTGACGATATGCTGTATTAGATCATTGTTCAACTTTTCACTATATAAATCTGCAATAGCTTCTTTATCTTTTTTAGACACTTCTTCCGATTGAACTTGCAACCTATTGATTCGTTCTACTAGTTCTCCCATATCTAAGATATTTTTATTTTTAATGCTTTCTAGTTGAAAGTATTTTACTGGATCATTTTTGTAAAAATTAGGATTGGATAGCGTTTTATCTATCTTTTTATTTTGAATTTCTAGATTTTTGATCTGTTCTTTGTAGACTGGAATTAATCTATTATTGGCCTCTTTAGAGGCAATCTTTATCTGATCTGATCTACGCAACTCTCTTTGAATATCTGAGCAAATGGAATTTAATCTTTTTTGGTGGCTTTGTGCTTAGGAAATTACTACTTCTACCCGTAAAAGAATCTACCTTACCTAATAGAGATTTTTCTCTGTAACAGGAAAAAGAACAATCTCTTTTAACTTTTCTAGTACAATCTAAACTAGGAATATAGTCACTTGGGTTGAGACTAATGCCACTTATTTTTTCTGATATACCCAGCACTACTTTACCATATTTCGCATCAGATAGATCTTTGAATAATGATTTACCTTGGTTTTTAATAGAATTGGCATCTTCCACACTCTTTTTTAGTTTTCTCATGCTATCAGCCGCATCCTTCATTTGCACTAGAACGTTGTTAGAGGCACCTACTTGTTCTTCCATCAATTGGGCAGTCTTCTCTTCTGGAGATAGACCAGGTATCCACTTCTTTAATCCATTAGGTAATATTTTTGTTTAATCCTGATTGATAGAAGATCCTATACTTGCTGAAGAGGTGATAGTAATAATAAACATACTGCTATTATTCCATATTTTTTAAATTTATTCATTTTTTCTATTGGTTGAAGGAATACTTTTCTTCTATTTTCTATTGTGATTTTTTGTTCATTTTAAACTGATTTAATGCCATCTACTACTGCGCTGCTGATCTCTCTTACCCACGAATTATTGTACTACTAGCTGCTCTACTGAGCAATTTGTTTTGGGCTTGATCAATGAAAGGATG
Protein-coding regions in this window:
- a CDS encoding Rpn family recombination-promoting nuclease/putative transposase — translated: MSKKINKKKDKKEVADKPHDTVFKNTFCNKEAMLDFLAANLPSDLLVKIDKENLELTNKSFVDPVGRRGESDLVFKTNINGKEGYLYILCEHQSIEDAYMPLRFMEYNVQLLRQHLKEKGNGPLPVILNICIYNGNKPYKGSNSLLSMFADPELARSCMFDKFHLVDLYSTSEDELLSYKKAAFAAMVLKQGIYRSFNQWFANHIDLIVDLLEKDYISYADQVFLYILQVDNHPDLLETIKQSNPKLKEIAMSVAERLRQEGEQKGRQEGIRIGQEKGKLEGKLEGETEKAISIAKSMLNKGYPIEDIIALTGLSPSRIQELV